A DNA window from Thiobacillus denitrificans ATCC 25259 contains the following coding sequences:
- the ntrB gene encoding nitrate ABC transporter permease gives MHAINARNQARSALPAKAEVVALPTPPARHAPYFETDAGRRLLDGGATLVKNAIPPLLGLLLFTALWALVANSGQTLPGPTETWEAARALFADPFYDNGPNDQGIGWNVLNSLYRVGVGFGAAAAVGIPLGFMIGRFDFLNRMLAPIIGILRPVSPLAWLPIGLLVLQKAEPASIWVIFISSIWPMVLNTAAGVQRVPQDYMNVARVLKLSEFRVFTRILFPAVLPHVLTGVRLSIGVAWLVIVAAEMLTGGVGIGFWVWDEWNNLNVAHIIIAIFIVGLVGLALEQGLMVLAKRFSYE, from the coding sequence ATGCACGCAATCAACGCAAGAAACCAAGCGCGCAGCGCGCTTCCGGCGAAAGCCGAAGTCGTCGCGCTTCCCACGCCGCCGGCGCGACACGCGCCCTATTTCGAGACCGACGCCGGCCGCCGCCTGCTCGACGGCGGCGCGACGCTGGTGAAGAACGCGATTCCGCCGCTGCTTGGCCTGCTGCTTTTCACGGCGCTGTGGGCGCTGGTCGCGAACAGCGGGCAAACGCTTCCGGGGCCGACGGAGACCTGGGAGGCGGCACGCGCGCTGTTCGCCGACCCCTTCTACGACAACGGGCCCAACGACCAGGGCATCGGCTGGAACGTCCTCAACTCGCTCTATCGCGTCGGCGTCGGCTTCGGCGCAGCAGCAGCAGTCGGGATACCGCTCGGCTTCATGATCGGCCGCTTCGATTTTCTGAACCGCATGCTCGCGCCGATCATCGGCATCCTGCGCCCGGTCTCTCCGCTCGCGTGGCTGCCGATCGGCCTGCTCGTGCTGCAGAAGGCCGAGCCGGCGTCGATCTGGGTGATCTTCATCTCGAGCATCTGGCCGATGGTGCTCAACACCGCTGCCGGCGTGCAGCGCGTGCCGCAGGATTACATGAACGTCGCGCGGGTGTTGAAGCTGTCCGAGTTCCGCGTGTTCACGCGCATCCTCTTCCCCGCCGTGCTGCCCCACGTGCTGACCGGCGTGCGCCTGTCGATCGGCGTCGCCTGGCTCGTCATCGTCGCCGCCGAAATGCTGACCGGCGGCGTCGGCATCGGCTTCTGGGTGTGGGACGAATGGAACAACCTCAACGTCGCCCACATCATCATCGCGATCTTCATCGTCGGCCTCGTCGGGCTCGCGCTCGAGCAGGGGCTGATGGTGCTGGCGAAGCGGTTCTCTTACGAGTAG
- a CDS encoding FKBP-type peptidyl-prolyl cis-trans isomerase, translating into MKAIIEANKYVELTYKVIDQKTCQVLTQVEFPLGYVHGVNEILSPRVMDALEGKSEGDVIEVPIDCNDIYGPRDESLVIIEAIANVPEAYREVGTAILMENDAGQTKSFLVTRVDHRTVTIDGNNPLCGRQVVFKLEILMVRDATDAEIRYGGKVEAPPDLNNCRAVPV; encoded by the coding sequence ATGAAAGCCATCATCGAAGCCAACAAATACGTCGAACTGACCTACAAGGTCATCGACCAGAAAACCTGCCAGGTGCTGACGCAGGTCGAGTTTCCGCTGGGCTACGTCCACGGCGTCAACGAGATATTGTCGCCGCGCGTCATGGACGCGCTGGAAGGCAAATCCGAGGGCGACGTCATCGAGGTCCCCATCGACTGCAACGACATCTATGGCCCGCGCGATGAATCCCTCGTGATCATCGAAGCGATCGCGAACGTCCCCGAGGCCTACCGCGAAGTCGGCACCGCCATCCTGATGGAAAACGACGCCGGGCAAACCAAAAGCTTTCTGGTGACGCGGGTCGACCACAGAACAGTGACGATAGACGGCAACAACCCGCTGTGCGGCCGGCAGGTCGTTTTCAAGCTCGAGATCCTGATGGTGCGTGACGCCACCGACGCGGAAATCCGCTACGGTGGCAAGGTGGAAGCGCCGCCAGACCTCAACAACTGTCGCGCCGTTCCCGTTTGA
- a CDS encoding DEAD/DEAH box helicase translates to MELKDYQARVLADLAGYLDVLDGTPNLAQAFRDYWAGKGVRVGGDDGIEPYKNTVPGVPHICAKVPTAGGKTFIAVNALDTVFTALAKRSPRRPKMVVWLVPSLTILDQTVKALNSPEHPYRKRLDQLFRHRVAVYEKRDLLMGAGFSYDTAQEQLSIVVMSFDSLRARNKEDRKIYQENGNLASFLQPDQGDPGDWLLPEHDASALINVIRRLRPVVVVDESHNAESQLSVEMTTNLNPDFILDLTATPRNNSNIISFVDALALKKQHMVKLPVIVANRTSKGEVIESALILRRQLEDLAKQEEAAGGKYIRPIVLFQAQPRTDEDNTTFEKIREKLIELKIPAEQIKIKTADINELKDVDLMKRDCPVRFIITVNALKEGWDCPFAYILASLADKTSAVDVEQILGRVLRMPHVQQHGHDLLNLAYVFTASNRFMDTLQSVVKGLNRAGFSDKDYRAIDAQAADTAAQAGAAGTEQLPLGGLFGQATADAEAEPVGELDVSGVSPDWEAAAATTAQAGTGARESGATTPDVTPASAAFVADIKARALAENQAFEEKAQAGNDDVSPELEDKMNRHKIKDIFRDEALAVRLPQFFIQVQNGGFFTEEQPFQLFEREELLKDFRLSQGDATISFEDVETEIYRVDLEQLGDENYAPRAFKLAARERVQFTNYLLALSHESQMMNLVSRLTELVGNMYPITDPEVKEYIRRVVTGMNAEQIRDCIERDVAYVRKIKQKITALANAHAQKTFTDMLDVDRIAMQPSFALPDSITPSANASAVPKSLYVTEAAMGDFERRVINDVANLGSVQWWHRNGSRGKGFRINGFLNHYPDFIVKTKPGRIILLETKGDDRDNTDSELKLKLGKLWEAKAGRGYRYMMVFEHNPIDGAERLADALVKLRQL, encoded by the coding sequence ATGGAACTCAAGGATTATCAGGCCCGCGTGCTGGCCGATCTGGCGGGCTACCTCGACGTGCTGGACGGCACGCCCAATCTTGCGCAGGCGTTCCGGGACTACTGGGCCGGCAAAGGCGTGCGGGTAGGCGGCGACGACGGTATCGAGCCCTACAAGAACACCGTGCCCGGCGTGCCGCACATCTGCGCCAAGGTGCCCACGGCGGGCGGCAAAACTTTCATTGCCGTGAACGCGCTCGATACGGTCTTTACCGCGTTGGCCAAACGCAGCCCAAGGCGGCCGAAGATGGTGGTGTGGCTGGTGCCTTCGCTGACCATCCTGGACCAGACGGTGAAGGCACTGAACAGCCCGGAGCATCCGTATCGAAAAAGGTTGGATCAGTTATTCCGGCATCGGGTGGCGGTGTACGAGAAGCGCGACCTGTTGATGGGCGCCGGCTTCTCCTACGACACGGCACAGGAGCAACTGTCCATCGTTGTGATGAGCTTCGATTCGCTGCGCGCCCGCAACAAGGAAGACCGCAAGATTTACCAGGAGAACGGCAACCTGGCTTCTTTCCTGCAGCCTGACCAGGGCGACCCCGGCGACTGGCTGCTGCCCGAGCACGATGCTTCGGCCCTGATCAACGTGATCCGGCGGCTGCGGCCGGTGGTGGTGGTGGACGAGAGCCACAACGCCGAGAGCCAGTTGTCGGTGGAGATGACGACGAACCTGAACCCGGACTTCATCCTCGACCTGACCGCCACGCCGCGCAACAACAGCAACATCATCAGTTTCGTGGACGCGCTGGCGCTGAAAAAGCAGCACATGGTGAAGCTGCCGGTGATCGTGGCCAACCGCACCAGCAAGGGCGAGGTGATCGAGTCGGCGCTGATCCTGCGCAGGCAGCTCGAAGACCTGGCCAAGCAGGAAGAGGCGGCAGGCGGCAAGTACATCCGCCCCATCGTGCTGTTCCAGGCGCAGCCGCGCACGGATGAGGACAACACCACCTTCGAGAAGATTCGCGAGAAGCTGATTGAGCTGAAGATTCCGGCCGAGCAGATCAAGATCAAGACCGCCGACATCAACGAGCTGAAAGACGTTGACTTGATGAAACGGGATTGCCCGGTGCGTTTCATCATTACGGTGAACGCGCTCAAGGAGGGCTGGGATTGCCCGTTTGCGTACATCCTGGCTTCGCTGGCCGACAAGACTTCGGCCGTGGACGTAGAGCAGATACTGGGGCGCGTGCTGCGCATGCCGCATGTCCAACAGCACGGCCATGACCTGCTGAACCTCGCCTATGTATTTACCGCCAGCAACCGCTTCATGGATACGCTGCAAAGCGTGGTGAAGGGCCTGAACCGCGCCGGCTTTTCTGACAAGGACTATCGCGCCATCGACGCCCAGGCAGCGGACACGGCGGCACAAGCGGGTGCTGCCGGTACCGAGCAACTGCCCTTGGGGGGGCTGTTTGGGCAGGCAACAGCCGATGCCGAGGCAGAACCGGTCGGTGAACTGGACGTGAGCGGCGTTTCACCAGATTGGGAGGCCGCAGCCGCTACCACGGCGCAGGCTGGCACGGGCGCGAGGGAGTCCGGCGCCACGACGCCAGACGTCACACCGGCCAGCGCGGCCTTCGTCGCCGACATCAAAGCCCGCGCACTGGCTGAAAACCAGGCCTTCGAGGAAAAGGCGCAGGCCGGCAACGACGACGTTTCACCGGAACTGGAAGACAAGATGAACCGCCACAAGATCAAAGACATCTTCCGCGACGAAGCCTTGGCGGTACGCCTGCCGCAGTTCTTCATCCAGGTGCAGAACGGCGGCTTCTTCACGGAAGAGCAGCCGTTTCAGTTGTTCGAGCGCGAGGAATTACTTAAGGACTTTCGCCTGTCGCAGGGCGACGCGACGATCTCGTTCGAGGATGTCGAAACCGAGATTTATCGTGTCGACCTGGAGCAGTTGGGCGATGAGAACTACGCGCCGCGTGCTTTCAAATTGGCGGCGCGTGAGCGCGTGCAGTTCACCAACTACCTGCTGGCGTTGTCGCACGAAAGCCAGATGATGAACCTCGTGTCACGCCTGACTGAACTCGTGGGCAACATGTACCCGATCACCGACCCCGAGGTGAAGGAGTACATCCGTCGCGTGGTGACCGGCATGAATGCCGAGCAAATCCGTGATTGCATCGAGCGCGATGTGGCCTACGTCCGCAAGATCAAGCAGAAGATCACGGCGCTGGCCAACGCGCATGCGCAGAAAACCTTCACCGACATGCTGGACGTAGACCGGATCGCCATGCAGCCAAGTTTCGCGCTGCCGGACTCGATCACGCCCAGCGCCAATGCCTCCGCGGTGCCGAAGAGCTTGTACGTCACCGAAGCCGCCATGGGGGACTTCGAGCGCCGCGTAATTAACGACGTAGCCAACCTGGGCAGCGTGCAGTGGTGGCACCGTAATGGCTCGCGTGGGAAGGGCTTCAGGATCAACGGTTTTCTGAACCACTACCCCGACTTCATCGTGAAAACTAAGCCAGGCCGGATCATTTTGTTGGAGACCAAAGGCGACGACCGGGACAACACGGATTCCGAATTGAAGCTGAAGCTCGGCAAGCTGTGGGAGGCGAAGGCCGGGCGCGGCTATCGCTACATGATGGTGTTCGAGCACAACCCAATCGACGGGGCCGAGCGGCTGGCCGATGCGTTGGTGAAGCTCCGCCAGCTTTGA
- a CDS encoding site-specific DNA-methyltransferase has protein sequence MPTLHWVGKDKVINHHHDVPFRVLQKVSTFTAPEGTPANTTDNRIIHGDNLEALKSLLPEFEGRVKCIYIDPPYNTGNEGWVYNDAVNDPKIKRWLGQVVGKEGEDLSRHDKWLCMMYPRLKLLHRLLHDDGSIWVSIDDNASGLLRPLLDEIFGGANFVATVIWEKADSPRNSARQFSTDHDYILVYSKKPGWTPARLPRNEESDAIYQNQDDDERGPWIPGDPFANKPYSKGLYTITGPTGREFSPPAGRYWRVSEEKLRELDDDGRIWWGPTGEARPSIKRYLNEVADLVPRTLWTKEAVGSNRSSKNEQRAIFAGTASFDTPKPSALIERVIQIAASSSDIVLDSFAGSGTTGHAVMKLNAQDSGARRFVMIETESYADTLTAERIRRVMTGYGEGTKAMQGLGGGFDYYIVGEPMFLPDDNLNEAAGTEAIRGYVAYSEGIPTADQTTTDNPHSPYLLGLNRETAWLFHYEPDRATSLDMDFLAGLRFGGDTGAGKPDTVIVYADRCLLSKDFMIRHGIVFKKIPRDITRF, from the coding sequence ATGCCAACACTGCACTGGGTAGGAAAAGACAAGGTGATCAACCACCACCACGATGTGCCGTTTCGCGTGCTCCAGAAGGTTTCGACCTTTACCGCGCCCGAAGGCACGCCCGCGAATACCACCGACAACCGCATCATCCACGGCGACAACCTCGAAGCCCTGAAGAGCCTGCTACCCGAGTTCGAGGGCCGCGTGAAGTGCATCTACATCGATCCGCCGTACAACACCGGCAACGAGGGGTGGGTCTACAACGACGCCGTCAACGATCCGAAGATCAAGCGCTGGCTCGGCCAAGTGGTGGGCAAGGAAGGCGAGGACCTGTCGCGCCACGACAAGTGGCTGTGCATGATGTATCCGCGTCTGAAACTCCTGCATCGCTTGCTGCATGACGACGGGTCAATTTGGGTTTCGATTGACGACAACGCCTCCGGCCTGCTGCGTCCATTGTTGGACGAAATTTTCGGGGGTGCCAACTTCGTCGCGACCGTCATCTGGGAAAAGGCAGACTCCCCCAGGAACTCGGCGCGCCAGTTCTCGACCGATCACGACTACATCCTCGTCTACTCCAAGAAGCCAGGCTGGACGCCTGCTCGCCTGCCACGCAACGAAGAATCCGATGCGATCTATCAAAATCAGGATGATGACGAGCGCGGCCCTTGGATACCAGGCGATCCCTTTGCCAACAAGCCGTATTCAAAGGGCTTGTACACGATCACGGGGCCTACCGGCCGGGAGTTTTCGCCTCCGGCTGGTCGCTACTGGCGTGTGTCAGAGGAAAAGCTGAGGGAGTTGGATGACGACGGCCGGATTTGGTGGGGTCCGACCGGCGAAGCTAGGCCCAGCATCAAACGCTATTTGAACGAGGTGGCCGACCTTGTGCCCCGCACACTCTGGACCAAGGAGGCCGTAGGTAGCAATCGTTCGTCCAAAAACGAACAGCGCGCGATCTTTGCTGGCACTGCGTCGTTTGACACGCCGAAGCCCAGCGCATTGATCGAGCGAGTTATCCAGATAGCAGCGTCGTCCAGCGACATCGTGCTGGATTCTTTCGCTGGCTCCGGAACAACTGGGCACGCAGTGATGAAGCTGAACGCTCAGGACTCAGGGGCGCGGCGCTTCGTGATGATCGAGACCGAAAGCTATGCGGATACGTTGACCGCCGAGCGGATCAGACGGGTGATGACTGGCTACGGCGAAGGCACGAAGGCAATGCAAGGCCTCGGCGGCGGCTTCGACTACTACATCGTCGGCGAGCCGATGTTTCTACCCGACGACAACCTCAATGAAGCCGCCGGCACCGAGGCCATCCGGGGCTACGTGGCCTACAGCGAGGGCATCCCCACTGCCGACCAGACCACAACCGACAACCCGCACAGCCCTTATCTGCTGGGCCTGAACCGGGAAACGGCCTGGCTCTTCCACTACGAGCCGGACCGTGCGACCAGCCTGGACATGGACTTTCTGGCCGGCCTGCGCTTTGGCGGCGATACCGGCGCCGGCAAGCCCGACACTGTGATCGTCTACGCCGACCGTTGCCTGCTGTCGAAGGACTTCATGATCCGGCACGGCATCGTCTTCAAGAAGATTCCCCGCGACATCACCCGCTTCTGA
- a CDS encoding sensor histidine kinase yields the protein MRLREFILENVQPILSEWEAFAGSLAPGAKMTKLALRDDAESILLAAARDMQVGQSGVQQTSKSQGHGGAGGAESERLDDASALHGVGRAGSGFDILEVVSEYRALRASVLRLWRESLPQPDIDDIDDITRFNESMDQSLATAVGSYSRRVDQSRRMFLAVLSHDLRNPLTCIRMAALVISRSAEGNAKASRLLSQIETNADAIRRLIDDLIDFASTGLGSAMPLTRGPVDLERLGREVVDASRTAHPGRTLRFHADGDLAGHWDAGRLRQVVSNLVGNALQHGSETGAVGLSLASEGATAVLAVHNEGAPIPSELLATIFDPLVRYAPDAAVRRVPGSVGLGLYIVREIVVAHGGTVDVVSTAQEGTTFTARLPRAQPAEDDKHGDTKAAASGGAASNCALPTPGRSGAGKRSAER from the coding sequence ATGCGACTGAGGGAATTCATTTTGGAGAACGTCCAGCCGATCCTCAGCGAGTGGGAGGCTTTCGCGGGGAGCCTCGCGCCGGGCGCGAAGATGACCAAGCTTGCGCTGCGCGATGATGCGGAGTCGATCCTTCTGGCGGCGGCGCGCGACATGCAGGTCGGCCAGAGCGGCGTCCAACAGACGAGCAAGTCTCAAGGGCACGGTGGTGCTGGCGGCGCGGAGAGCGAGCGGCTCGACGACGCGTCGGCACTGCACGGCGTCGGGCGCGCCGGCTCGGGCTTCGACATCCTGGAGGTGGTCTCGGAATACCGCGCACTGCGCGCCAGCGTGCTGCGCCTCTGGCGCGAGAGTCTCCCGCAGCCGGACATCGACGACATCGACGACATCACGCGTTTCAACGAGTCGATGGATCAGTCGCTCGCCACGGCCGTTGGCAGCTACAGCAGGCGCGTGGATCAGTCGCGCCGCATGTTTCTCGCGGTCCTCAGCCACGACCTGCGCAACCCGCTGACCTGCATCCGCATGGCCGCTCTGGTTATATCGCGTAGTGCAGAGGGAAACGCGAAGGCTAGCCGCCTCCTGTCGCAGATCGAGACGAACGCGGACGCGATCAGACGGCTGATCGACGACCTGATCGACTTCGCATCGACCGGCCTCGGCAGCGCCATGCCCCTGACGCGCGGGCCGGTGGATCTGGAAAGACTCGGCCGCGAAGTGGTCGACGCGTCTCGCACCGCGCACCCCGGGCGCACGCTTCGCTTCCACGCCGACGGCGATCTCGCCGGCCATTGGGATGCGGGCCGACTTCGCCAGGTGGTCTCCAACCTGGTGGGCAACGCACTGCAACACGGGTCTGAAACAGGGGCAGTCGGGCTGTCGCTCGCGTCAGAAGGGGCTACCGCCGTACTAGCCGTGCACAACGAAGGCGCGCCGATTCCGTCGGAGCTGTTGGCGACGATCTTCGATCCGCTGGTGCGCTACGCGCCGGACGCGGCTGTGCGGCGCGTCCCGGGCAGCGTCGGGCTGGGCTTGTACATCGTGCGCGAGATCGTCGTCGCGCACGGGGGCACCGTCGACGTCGTCTCGACAGCACAGGAAGGCACGACGTTCACGGCCCGGCTTCCGCGGGCGCAGCCTGCCGAAGACGACAAGCATGGCGACACAAAGGCGGCGGCAAGCGGCGGGGCGGCGTCGAATTGCGCTCTGCCCACTCCGGGTCGATCCGGCGCAGGAAAGAGGTCAGCCGAGCGGTAG
- a CDS encoding type II toxin-antitoxin system RelE/ParE family toxin yields the protein MADRPCRVELTASFLQCLEAVEAFLREADAEQTFDALLAELRGSVIPNLSRFPRIGRRYLDNPPQSAEALAVLAALPAGRADALRVYLHGDYLILYIASETDATVYLLSVRHHRQLSFDFARLWLGA from the coding sequence GTGGCTGACCGCCCCTGCCGGGTCGAACTGACCGCGAGCTTCCTGCAATGCCTCGAAGCGGTCGAAGCCTTTCTGCGGGAAGCTGACGCCGAGCAAACCTTCGATGCGCTGCTGGCCGAGTTGCGCGGCTCGGTCATTCCGAACCTGAGCCGCTTCCCACGCATCGGCCGGCGCTACCTCGACAATCCACCGCAGTCAGCCGAAGCACTGGCCGTGCTCGCAGCGCTGCCGGCCGGCCGAGCCGATGCCCTGCGCGTATACCTGCACGGCGATTACCTGATTCTGTATATCGCATCGGAAACCGATGCCACCGTTTACCTGCTGTCCGTCCGGCATCACCGCCAGCTTTCGTTCGACTTTGCCAGGCTGTGGCTCGGGGCCTGA
- a CDS encoding ABC transporter ATP-binding protein encodes MQRYLQIENAGMAFHTRKGTFTALTDVNLDVARGEFIALIGHSGCGKSTLLNLVAGLLDATDGVLLLANKEIRGPGPERAVVFQNHSLLPWLTTFQNVYLAVEKVFGGKEPRAQLKVRTAAALDLVGLAHAAAKLPGEISGGMKQRVGIARALAMEPKVLLMDEPFGALDALTRAHLQDELMKIVAATGSTVIMVTHDVDEAVLLSDRIVMMTNGPAATIGDILDVDLPRPRDRLRLAHDPQYHALRSRVLEFLYNRQMRPKEAA; translated from the coding sequence ATGCAACGTTACCTCCAGATCGAAAACGCCGGCATGGCGTTCCACACCCGCAAGGGCACGTTCACCGCGCTGACCGACGTCAACCTCGACGTCGCGCGCGGCGAATTCATCGCGCTGATCGGCCACTCGGGGTGCGGCAAGTCGACGCTGCTCAACCTCGTCGCCGGCCTGCTCGACGCGACCGACGGCGTGCTGCTGCTCGCCAACAAGGAAATCCGCGGCCCCGGGCCCGAGCGCGCGGTGGTGTTCCAGAACCACTCGCTGCTGCCGTGGCTCACGACCTTTCAGAACGTCTACCTCGCGGTCGAGAAGGTCTTCGGCGGCAAGGAGCCGCGCGCGCAGTTGAAGGTGCGCACGGCCGCCGCGCTCGACCTCGTCGGCCTCGCCCACGCGGCGGCAAAGCTGCCGGGCGAAATCTCCGGCGGCATGAAGCAGCGCGTCGGCATCGCACGGGCGCTCGCGATGGAGCCGAAGGTGCTGCTGATGGACGAGCCGTTCGGTGCGCTCGACGCCCTGACCCGCGCCCACCTGCAGGACGAACTCATGAAGATCGTCGCCGCGACCGGAAGCACCGTCATCATGGTGACCCACGACGTCGACGAGGCCGTGCTGCTATCGGACCGCATCGTGATGATGACCAACGGCCCGGCGGCGACGATCGGCGATATCCTCGACGTCGACCTGCCGCGTCCGCGCGACCGGCTGCGACTCGCCCACGACCCGCAATACCACGCGCTGCGCAGTCGGGTGCTGGAGTTTTTGTATAACCGGCAGATGCGGCCGAAGGAGGCGGCCTAA
- a CDS encoding type II toxin-antitoxin system Phd/YefM family antitoxin: MPFTQARANLSELADQAKAGAEKIITKNGESYVALIDADRLDYYHRLERERIHLLLIDDARRGLADIDAGRTFAADDAIERLQQRRAATGAVESAAGKPSRKPANKRG, translated from the coding sequence GTGCCATTCACGCAGGCACGCGCGAATCTTTCGGAGTTGGCCGACCAGGCCAAGGCCGGCGCCGAGAAGATCATCACCAAGAACGGCGAGAGTTATGTCGCCCTGATCGACGCCGACCGGCTCGATTACTACCACCGGCTGGAACGCGAGCGCATCCACCTGCTGCTGATCGACGATGCGCGCCGCGGTCTGGCCGACATCGATGCGGGCCGCACCTTCGCTGCGGATGACGCCATCGAGCGGCTGCAACAGCGCCGCGCCGCGACTGGAGCTGTCGAATCGGCTGCAGGAAAGCCCAGCAGAAAGCCCGCCAATAAGCGTGGCTGA